GGCGGCGCTGCAAGGGGTACAGGGTGACCGCCAGGATCACCGCCCAGAGCATCAGCTCGAGGAACGGCTGGAACACCTGGTAGGCGAAGATCACCAGCGCGGCCACCAGCCCCGCCTTGATCAATACATCGAGCAGCCCCCGCGACAGGACGCTGTCCAGCTTGAAACCCGACTGCATGCTCCACCTCCGCGATTGTGCAAACCCTACTGGCGGTCCCCCGCCGACGGCCCATCCTCGTCGGGCAGGCGCCCCTGGCGGTGCTGCGCCAGCAGCCCGGCGCGCTCCTGCTGCTGGTAACCCTGCAGCCAGGCCGCCGCCTGCGCCTCGCTGCGCCCCAGCACGATCAAGGCCCGCCGCGCCATTTCCAGGCTGGAGTGGAAGGTCTCGCGCACCGGGCTCACCCCTAGTTCGAGCAAGCGCAGCACATCGCGGTGGTCGCGGGCCGCGGCGATCACCGGCAGTTGCGGGTACAGCTGCGCCAGCACATCGACAGTCTTCTGGTTGGCCTGGGCGTCGTCGCCGGCGACGATCACCAGCGCGGCCTCGCCGACCTTGGCCGCACGCAACACCTCCGAGCGCGACGGATCGCCGTAGTACAGATCGGCGGCGCCACGCGCCAAGGTCCGTGGCGAGGCATCCAGGGCCACCAGGCGGATGCCCTCGGCCCGCAGCATGCGCGCGATGGCCCGCCCCAGGCGGCCCATGCCAGCGATGACCACCTGCGCCGCTTCCTCCACCTCGGGGATCTGCCCGGGCGCGGCCTGTGGCGCAGGGCGCAGTTGCCGGGCCAGGGCCATCATCACCAGCGGCACCACCGCCATCGACAGGGTGATGGCCAGCACCAGCAGGTCGTGCAGTTGCTGGGCCAGCACCTGGTGCTGCAACGCCAGCTTGAACACCACGAAGGCGAACTCGCCGCCAGAGGCCAGCACCACCGCCAGGCACAGTGCCTGGGCGCGGTCCAGGCCTGCAGCCAGGCGGCCCAGGCCGAACAGCAACGGCAGCTTGATGCCCACCAGCAGCAGGGTCAGCCCCAGCACCTGCAGCGGCATGCCCAGCAACAGGCGCAAGTCGACGGCCATGCCCACGCCGACGAAGAACAGCCCCAGCAACAGCCCTTTGAGCGGTTCGATCTGCGACTCCAGCTCGTGGCGGAACTCCGACTCGGCCATCAGCACCCCGGCGAGGAACGCACCCAGGGCCATCGACACACCGACATGCTCCATCACCCACGCCGTGCCCAATACCACCAGCAGCGCCGTGGCCGTGGACAGTTCAGGCAGGCCGCAGCCGACGGTCCAGCGGAACACCGGGCGCAGCAGGTAGCGGCCAGCGACGATCACCACGGCAAGCCCCAGCACCACTGCCAGCACCGGCCAGGCGCCCTCGTCCGCGGTGCTGACGCTGCCGCCGAGCAACGGCACCACGGCGATCAAGGGGATTGCGGCGATGTCCTGGAACAGCAAGATGGCCACCGCCAGGCGGCCATGGGCCTTGCCCAGTTCCTTGCGCTCGGCCAGCACCTGCAAGCCGAAGGCAGTGGACGACAACGCCAGGCCCAGGCCGAGCACAGTGGCGCTGGCCGGCGCCTGGTCGAACAGCAGCCAGGCCAGCCCCCCCAGCACCAGGGCGGTCAGGCCCACCTGCAGCGAACCGATGCCGAACAGCGCCCGGCGCAAGGTCCACAGCCTGCGCGGCGACAGTTCCAGGCCGATGACGAACAGCAGCATCACCACACCCATCTCCGACAGCCGCGCGACGTTGTCGGGGTTGTCGATCAGGCCCAGCAGCGCGGGGCCGATCAGGATGCCGGCGAACAGGTAGCCCGGCACCGCGCCCAGTTTCAGGCGCTGGGCCAGCGGCACCAGGACCACCACCGCCAGCAAAAATACCACCGTGGCCTGCAACAGGCTGCCGTCATGGGGCATAGCGTCTCCACGTCATCGGGTATTGCCGGGGGCGCGTTGCGCCCGTTTTCGCGGCCCAAGGCTGCGCCTCTACTCGGTGCCGAGCGCCACCGCCTGCCAGCTGCTGTCCGGGTCGAAGCGCTGCATCGCCCGGGCCGCCTGCTCGCCGTCGGGGCCGAGGTCCTTTTCGAACACCTGCCCTTCGTGGCTGATCATGAAGCTCATCACCCCGCTGTCGGCGTAACGCGCAGGCCAGGCGACCAGGGCGAAACCACGCACCATGCGCGCGCCGATCAGGTAGTCGTAGGCGCCACCGGGCGCCGAAGGGCCCTGGGCGTCGAGGATGCGAAAGTGATAGCCGTACCAGTCGTCACCGCCCTTCTCCTCGCCGAACAACGGGCCCAGCGGGCTGATCTGGCCATCGCGCTCATCGGCCCAGTACAGGCCGTCATGCTCGCCGGGGGTGCTGAAGATTCGCCGGGCATACTCCAGGGCGCCATTGCCGTTGCGATCCTGGCTGGCGTACTCCATTTGCGCGTCGTGGTAGGCGAGCAGCGACTGCAGCACCGCCAGCTCGTTGCTGCCGATGCGCCGGGCGCGGATCTCGGCGCTGCCGGCCTTGAGGTCGAAATGCCAACCGTTGGTGCCCTGGCTCAGGGGAATGGGCAGCGTCCACCGCTCGTGGCCCACCGCCAGCAGCGCGCGATGCTCACCGCTCAGTTGCAGGCGATGCTGTTCGCGGTACTGCGCCAGGAAGCTATCGACATCGCGGCGCTGCACGCCGCCTCGGGGGATATAGGTGCGCCAGTCATCGCCCAGCAACTGGCTGAAGCGCGCCTCGTCGGGCGGCTCGGTGGCCAGCGCGGCGACGAAGGCCTCGACCGCCTGGCCGGGGCTGGCGAACATTTCCTGCGCCGGCAACAGGCTTGGCCAGGCCAGGCCTGCCGCCAGCAACCAGACGATCGGTAGGTGGTTGTTCATCGACGGCCTCCTCCCCGTTGGCGCATGCCCGCCCCTGACGGCCGCGACACCGGCTGCCCCATCGCCCGTGAGGGCGTGGCGCGCTGGGCGAAGGCCTGGCTGCTGCGGCCACGGTTGGCCTGGGCGCGGCTGCCGGCCGGCGCACGCACGCCCGCGAAGGCATTGTTGCGCGCCCGCCCGGCATTCTGGCGTTGCTGGGCCAGCGGCTGGCGAGCCTGGCCATCGCGCGGCCCCCGTTGGCCCGGCCGCTGCGCCGCCCTTGGGTTGTCGCGCTCGGCCTGGGCCTGGCGCACCCGGTCGCGGGCCTGCAGGTTGCTGGTGGCGGGCCGTTCGAGGCCATGCCGGTCCATGGAGTCCAGGGCCTGCTGCCGGGCCCGGGCGCGCTGGGCATCGTCGCCACGATAGGCCGCGCGCTGGCGCGCTCCGTCGAGCTGGCGGCCGTACTGCGCGCGGCTGCGGGCATCGCGATAGGGCACGCCGTCGCGGTGCACGGCGTTGTGCTGCCATTTGTTCTGGGTGTTGCCGATGCGGTTGTTGGCGTTGATGTTGTTGTAGCGGTTGACGTCGATGTCGATGTCGTTGTCATGCCAGTCGCAGTTGCCCCACAGCGATCCGATGATCGCCACCCCCGTGCCGAACGCCAGCCCGGCCAACAGCGCCGACCCCGGGTAATAGGCCGGCGGCGGCGGATAGTAGGCCGGTGGCGAGGCCGGATAGGACCAGGTGCCGTAAACCGTGGTCGGGTTATAGGCCGGGACGTAGACCGTCTGCGGGTCGGCGGGCTGGATGATGATGGTCGAGTTGCTGGCCGCCGGCGGTGGCTGGGTGGTGGCCGGTGGCGGCGCCTGCACGGTGACGTTCTGGTACTGGTTGCTTTGCAGGTTGCCGGCGACCTGGGCCTTGTGGCGCAGGCGCTGCACCGCGTTCATCAGGTCGTCCGGCTGGGCCAGGAAGGCATCGCCCAGGCGCTGTACCCAGACCGGGTCCTGGGCGAGCAGGGCCAGCACCTGGGGAAACGCCACCAGCGCCTGCACGCTGGGGTCCCAGGGTTGCCCGGCGACCTGCTTGACCGCGGCGTCGCCCTTGGCGTCGGGGTTGGCCTTGGACCATTTGGCCGCCTCGGCGACCTCGCCTGGGTAGGTGCTGGCCATCAGCACCTGGGCCAGCAAGGGGTCGGGATAGAGCGCGACGGGCGCGGCCATCTGGTCGAGTTGCGCCTGGTCGAACACGCGCTCCTCGGTGCTGGCCGCCTCGGGGCCGGGCGGCCCTGGGTCTGGGGTTTGCGCCAGCACGGGCGCTCCCTGCAGAAACAGCATCACTGCCAGAACGCATGAGAGTCGCGTGCGCATGCGCACCTCCCGATAGAGTCGTACCGCGCGATGAGGGTTTAGCCTGGGAGGTGAACGCTGGACAGCGAGCGACGGATTTCAGCCTCGGTGCTGAGGCTCAAGGGTAGCAGAGGGTTGCCGCGGTGTTGGCGTTCAGAGGTGCCCGCCGTTAGCCATGCAGCGCCTCTTCGGGCAAACACCCCGCCACCTAAAACCTCCCCCTACAAATGCTCACACAGAAAATCTATGAACAACCGGGTCCTGTACGGCACATGGCTACTGTTCGGGTACACCACGCTGACCGGCTGCGCCGGCAGGCTGTAGCCCGGCAACACCCGCTGCAACCGGCCACAGTCCAGGTCCTGCTCGACCAACCAGGCCGGCAACACCGCCACCCCTAGCGAAGCACAGGCCAGCGCGCGGATCGCATGGGACACATTGGCCTGGTGCGCCGCCCGCCCACTGACACTCACCGGCCCCGCCGCCGAGTGCAAGGTCCAACGGCTAGGGCTGGGCAAGTTGCTGTTGGCGATCCACGGCACGTTCGCCAAATCCGCGGGCCGCTCGATGGCATGCCGGGCCAGGAACCCCGGCGAGGCCACCAGCAGGATGTCGTACTCGGCCAGCTGTCGGCTGCGCAGGTTCGAATCGACCAGGGTACCGAGGCGCACCACCAGGTCGAGCCGCTCGGCCACCAGGTCGCTCAGCGCCGAGTCGATGACATAGCTGATCGACAGCGCCGGATAACGCGCGGCGAACAGTGGGATCAACGGCAGGATGAAGCGCTCGCCATACTCGCCGGTGGTGCTGATGCGCAGCCTGCCCGACACCGCGTTATGCCGCTGCAGCACGCTGTCGAAGGCACCCTCGACGTCAGCAACGATCGCCTTGAAATCATCATGGAACCCTTGCCCGATTTCGGTTGGCGCGACCGTCCGCGTGGTGCGCAGCAGCAACGTCACCCCCAGTGCCTGCTCCAGTGCCTTGACGTGCTGGCTGGCCATGGCCTTGCTGATTCCGAGAAAATCCGCCGCCTTGGTGAACGAGCCGAAATCGACCACCGCCAAAAAGGTCTGCACCCGGTTGAACTGGGTGTGGAGGGCCGTGCGCAGCATTGTTCAGTTCCATCAAACAGAGTTTCAAGGGTAGCGACATCGACAGGGGGCAGTCCATGCAGCTAGTGTGGTTTTTCACAAATAACGCGCCGATTATGGGTCGTATTTGCAAAACACCACACCAGGCTGCGCGCAACAAAACAGCCCCGCAACCAAGACTGCCTATGACTTATCGCTACCGCGTCGCAACGGTGTTCCTGCTCGGTTTCTTCATCGATTGCATCAACATTTTCATGCCCACCGTGGCCCTGCCCACCGTCACTGACGCATTCGCCGTGGGCAGCGCCGCCAGCGCCTGGGTCGGCAACGCCTATATGCTCGGGCTGACCCTGGTCATCCCGCTGAGCACTTGGCTGGCGGGGCGCTGGGGCGCCCGCCGGGTGCTGGCGGTGTCGATGCTCGCCTTCGCCGTGAGCGCCTG
The window above is part of the Pseudomonas muyukensis genome. Proteins encoded here:
- a CDS encoding monovalent cation:proton antiporter-2 (CPA2) family protein, with the protein product MPHDGSLLQATVVFLLAVVVLVPLAQRLKLGAVPGYLFAGILIGPALLGLIDNPDNVARLSEMGVVMLLFVIGLELSPRRLWTLRRALFGIGSLQVGLTALVLGGLAWLLFDQAPASATVLGLGLALSSTAFGLQVLAERKELGKAHGRLAVAILLFQDIAAIPLIAVVPLLGGSVSTADEGAWPVLAVVLGLAVVIVAGRYLLRPVFRWTVGCGLPELSTATALLVVLGTAWVMEHVGVSMALGAFLAGVLMAESEFRHELESQIEPLKGLLLGLFFVGVGMAVDLRLLLGMPLQVLGLTLLLVGIKLPLLFGLGRLAAGLDRAQALCLAVVLASGGEFAFVVFKLALQHQVLAQQLHDLLVLAITLSMAVVPLVMMALARQLRPAPQAAPGQIPEVEEAAQVVIAGMGRLGRAIARMLRAEGIRLVALDASPRTLARGAADLYYGDPSRSEVLRAAKVGEAALVIVAGDDAQANQKTVDVLAQLYPQLPVIAAARDHRDVLRLLELGVSPVRETFHSSLEMARRALIVLGRSEAQAAAWLQGYQQQERAGLLAQHRQGRLPDEDGPSAGDRQ
- a CDS encoding DUF2950 domain-containing protein; amino-acid sequence: MNNHLPIVWLLAAGLAWPSLLPAQEMFASPGQAVEAFVAALATEPPDEARFSQLLGDDWRTYIPRGGVQRRDVDSFLAQYREQHRLQLSGEHRALLAVGHERWTLPIPLSQGTNGWHFDLKAGSAEIRARRIGSNELAVLQSLLAYHDAQMEYASQDRNGNGALEYARRIFSTPGEHDGLYWADERDGQISPLGPLFGEEKGGDDWYGYHFRILDAQGPSAPGGAYDYLIGARMVRGFALVAWPARYADSGVMSFMISHEGQVFEKDLGPDGEQAARAMQRFDPDSSWQAVALGTE
- a CDS encoding DUF3300 domain-containing protein — protein: MRTRLSCVLAVMLFLQGAPVLAQTPDPGPPGPEAASTEERVFDQAQLDQMAAPVALYPDPLLAQVLMASTYPGEVAEAAKWSKANPDAKGDAAVKQVAGQPWDPSVQALVAFPQVLALLAQDPVWVQRLGDAFLAQPDDLMNAVQRLRHKAQVAGNLQSNQYQNVTVQAPPPATTQPPPAASNSTIIIQPADPQTVYVPAYNPTTVYGTWSYPASPPAYYPPPPAYYPGSALLAGLAFGTGVAIIGSLWGNCDWHDNDIDIDVNRYNNINANNRIGNTQNKWQHNAVHRDGVPYRDARSRAQYGRQLDGARQRAAYRGDDAQRARARQQALDSMDRHGLERPATSNLQARDRVRQAQAERDNPRAAQRPGQRGPRDGQARQPLAQQRQNAGRARNNAFAGVRAPAGSRAQANRGRSSQAFAQRATPSRAMGQPVSRPSGAGMRQRGGGRR
- a CDS encoding LysR family transcriptional regulator, whose protein sequence is MLRTALHTQFNRVQTFLAVVDFGSFTKAADFLGISKAMASQHVKALEQALGVTLLLRTTRTVAPTEIGQGFHDDFKAIVADVEGAFDSVLQRHNAVSGRLRISTTGEYGERFILPLIPLFAARYPALSISYVIDSALSDLVAERLDLVVRLGTLVDSNLRSRQLAEYDILLVASPGFLARHAIERPADLANVPWIANSNLPSPSRWTLHSAAGPVSVSGRAAHQANVSHAIRALACASLGVAVLPAWLVEQDLDCGRLQRVLPGYSLPAQPVSVVYPNSSHVPYRTRLFIDFLCEHL